From the genome of Scytonema hofmannii PCC 7110, one region includes:
- a CDS encoding transglycosylase SLT domain-containing protein, translated as MLKQRQKKKYIPLIAGAGLFAFLAGAMMSAPQFSKSFGHLLRFTKNSPEQLSEASKANSAVLPLVSQSSHERSAKLEALAKGRDLQDRNRARYLLASDLIEKKQAKAALELLEGLEDEYPRLAPYVLLKQAQAADVLGEEGKASDLRQKVVKKYSKEPASVKALYLIATPEYQEQAIAQFPSNPLTWEIIRQQLQENPQQPSLQLILAKHAYDKSGILPILDQLANNPTLKPEEWEIVGTAYWENSEFSKAAEAYTKASRTPRNLYRVARGYQVGGKRPEAIATYQQLVKAFPDAEETGNGLLRLAEMAQVRKDAIPLLDKVVSKYPEKAGEALMEKAKILQAQDPKAATQALQLLITKFGNTEEAAEYRWKIAQEKAKAKDFNGAWQWAGPIPTNNPNSILAPRAGFWVGKWATKIGKSQEAKKAYEYVVNRFPYSYYAWRSAAVLGLNVGNFNNIRSLDPKIVPYQRTVPTAGSEAFKELYLLGQDRDAWLQWQTEFVNKMQPTVAEQYTEGLMRLAKGEYLIGIDTISKLEDRKKPQEKAEYQDLSKQVTYWQARYPLPYLKEIEKWSAKNEVNPVLVTALMRQESRFEEKARSVAGATGLMQVMPDTAKWIAPQIKVDSKKIKLETPNDNIMLGTWYLDHTHEQYKDNSMLAIASYNAGPGNVSKWLQTLPKQDPDEFVEAIPFDETKNYVRQVFGNYWNYLRLYNPEMSQLVAKYSSEHAQLSAK; from the coding sequence ATGCTGAAGCAGCGACAAAAGAAAAAATATATCCCTCTCATTGCAGGTGCTGGATTGTTTGCCTTCCTAGCAGGTGCAATGATGTCCGCGCCTCAGTTTAGTAAATCCTTTGGGCATTTACTGCGATTTACTAAAAATTCGCCTGAGCAGCTTTCAGAAGCAAGCAAAGCTAACTCCGCTGTGCTTCCACTGGTGTCACAGTCCTCGCATGAACGCAGTGCAAAGCTGGAGGCTCTTGCAAAGGGACGCGACTTGCAAGACCGAAATCGCGCTCGTTATCTTTTGGCTAGCGATTTGATTGAAAAGAAGCAAGCCAAAGCGGCACTGGAGTTACTAGAAGGGCTAGAGGACGAATATCCACGCTTGGCACCCTATGTTTTACTGAAACAGGCGCAAGCAGCCGATGTCCTTGGAGAGGAAGGCAAAGCCTCAGATTTGCGGCAGAAGGTGGTGAAAAAATATTCTAAAGAACCTGCTTCTGTTAAAGCCCTATATCTGATAGCAACTCCTGAATATCAAGAGCAAGCCATTGCCCAATTTCCCTCAAATCCTTTAACTTGGGAAATTATCCGCCAGCAGTTGCAAGAAAATCCACAACAGCCGTCATTGCAGCTGATTTTGGCAAAACATGCCTATGACAAATCAGGAATTCTTCCCATACTAGACCAGTTGGCAAATAACCCCACCCTTAAACCCGAAGAATGGGAAATCGTGGGTACAGCATACTGGGAAAATAGCGAATTTTCCAAAGCAGCAGAAGCTTATACCAAAGCATCTCGGACACCCCGCAATCTCTATCGCGTGGCACGGGGATATCAGGTAGGTGGAAAACGCCCAGAAGCAATTGCTACCTATCAACAACTTGTTAAAGCATTCCCTGACGCTGAAGAAACTGGAAATGGCTTACTGCGTCTGGCAGAAATGGCACAAGTCCGTAAGGATGCAATACCATTACTTGACAAAGTCGTCAGTAAATACCCTGAAAAAGCGGGTGAAGCACTGATGGAAAAAGCCAAGATTCTACAGGCTCAAGATCCAAAAGCAGCCACTCAAGCATTGCAGTTACTGATTACAAAGTTTGGTAACACTGAAGAAGCGGCAGAGTACCGTTGGAAAATTGCCCAAGAAAAAGCGAAAGCCAAAGATTTTAATGGTGCTTGGCAGTGGGCAGGACCAATACCTACTAACAACCCCAACAGTATTCTGGCTCCAAGAGCTGGCTTTTGGGTTGGGAAATGGGCAACGAAAATCGGGAAAAGCCAGGAAGCAAAAAAAGCTTACGAGTATGTTGTTAACCGCTTCCCCTACTCTTACTATGCATGGCGATCGGCTGCGGTTCTAGGTCTTAATGTTGGCAACTTCAATAACATACGCAGTCTCGACCCGAAAATTGTCCCCTATCAGCGTACTGTACCAACTGCAGGTTCGGAAGCTTTTAAGGAATTGTATTTACTCGGTCAAGATCGCGATGCTTGGTTGCAGTGGCAAACTGAATTTGTCAATAAAATGCAGCCAACTGTGGCAGAACAATACACTGAAGGTTTGATGCGGTTGGCAAAAGGCGAATATTTAATCGGTATTGACACAATTTCTAAACTAGAAGACCGGAAAAAACCACAAGAAAAAGCTGAGTATCAGGATCTCAGCAAGCAAGTCACTTACTGGCAAGCCCGTTATCCTTTACCATATCTAAAGGAAATTGAAAAGTGGTCGGCAAAGAATGAGGTAAATCCCGTGCTGGTGACTGCCTTAATGCGCCAAGAATCTCGATTTGAGGAAAAAGCCCGCTCTGTTGCTGGTGCGACTGGTTTAATGCAGGTAATGCCAGATACAGCTAAGTGGATTGCTCCACAAATTAAAGTAGATAGCAAAAAAATTAAATTGGAAACCCCCAATGACAATATTATGTTGGGGACTTGGTATTTAGATCATACCCACGAGCAGTATAAAGATAATTCCATGCTCGCGATCGCCAGTTACAATGCAGGTCCCGGTAACGTTTCTAAATGGCTGCAAACCCTACCAAAACAAGATCCAGATGAGTTTGTAGAAGCAATTCCCTTTGATGAAACCAAAAATTATGTGCGTCAGGTATTTGGTAACTACTGGAATTATCTGCGGCTTTACAACCCGGAAATGTCCCAGTTAGTTGCAAAATATTCATCAGAGCATGCTCAGCTATCAGCAAAATGA
- a CDS encoding type II toxin-antitoxin system RelE/ParE family toxin — protein MRIFKNAWFERFARKERLTDEALYAAVTRASKGLVDADLGGGIIKQRIARQGQGKSGGYRSIIIFRSGDKAFFVYGFSKSDLDNSQLPTPPEG, from the coding sequence ATGCGGATCTTCAAAAATGCTTGGTTTGAACGTTTTGCCCGTAAGGAACGGCTGACCGATGAAGCGCTTTACGCCGCTGTCACCAGAGCGTCCAAGGGGCTAGTAGATGCCGACTTAGGCGGCGGCATCATCAAACAGCGGATAGCGCGGCAAGGACAGGGAAAATCAGGAGGATACCGCAGTATCATTATTTTTCGCAGCGGCGATAAGGCTTTCTTCGTGTACGGCTTTTCCAAGAGCGATCTCGACAACAGTCAACTACCTACACCTCCCGAAGGGTAG
- a CDS encoding FHA domain-containing protein — MHRLNSTNDAVIFSRYHCLLDINPPDIRVRDFGSRNGTYVNGKKIGQRQPKQAEFKQALLSVV, encoded by the coding sequence ATGCACCGATTGAACAGTACGAACGACGCGGTAATTTTTTCCCGCTATCACTGCTTGTTAGATATCAACCCGCCTGATATTCGCGTGCGAGATTTTGGTAGTAGAAATGGTACTTACGTAAACGGGAAAAAAATTGGACAACGCCAACCTAAACAAGCGGAGTTTAAACAGGCGTTGTTGAGTGTGGTTTAA
- a CDS encoding type II toxin-antitoxin system VapC family toxin, whose translation MIELDSTLAETAGQLVGQYPLRAYDAVQLASVLLIQPAFPATQSTQLIFLTADNRLSEIAVALGLLSNNPNHHP comes from the coding sequence GTGATTGAACTCGATTCAACACTTGCAGAAACTGCGGGTCAGTTGGTCGGTCAATACCCTCTACGCGCTTATGATGCCGTCCAACTAGCGTCAGTGCTGCTGATTCAACCCGCTTTCCCTGCTACACAATCTACTCAATTGATCTTTCTCACAGCTGACAACCGCCTTTCTGAGATTGCGGTAGCTCTTGGGTTGCTGAGCAATAATCCCAATCATCACCCCTAA
- a CDS encoding type II toxin-antitoxin system VapC family toxin, translated as MTVYFLDSSALVKRYVPETGSAWIRAISDLNTGNSLIIARITWVEVRSAIARRGFALT; from the coding sequence GTGACTGTCTACTTTTTAGATAGCAGTGCTCTGGTCAAACGGTACGTGCCGGAAACTGGCAGTGCTTGGATACGGGCAATCTCGGATCTCAATACTGGCAACTCATTAATCATTGCCCGAATTACTTGGGTGGAAGTTAGAAGCGCGATCGCCCGAAGAGGTTTCGCTTTGACCTGA
- a CDS encoding antitoxin family protein, translating into MPEIITAVYENGVLRPLNPLSLQEHQTVQIQLLTEEPAMDAEQIIQSLVAAGLVSSPPRRDDVEPVSEEAWRELTQRLEASPGKPLSEIIIEERG; encoded by the coding sequence ATGCCAGAAATTATCACTGCTGTCTATGAAAACGGGGTTCTGCGCCCCTTAAATCCCTTATCCCTACAAGAGCACCAAACTGTGCAGATTCAACTTTTGACTGAAGAACCAGCAATGGATGCCGAACAGATAATTCAATCCCTGGTGGCAGCAGGACTCGTGAGTTCTCCCCCTCGTCGAGACGATGTTGAGCCAGTTTCAGAAGAAGCGTGGCGCGAACTAACCCAAAGACTGGAAGCATCCCCCGGCAAGCCCCTCTCAGAAATCATTATTGAAGAACGAGGTTAA
- a CDS encoding type II toxin-antitoxin system VapC family toxin, translating into MAEAINLNIRLYGDAELHKQALMIARSLRLSATYDAHYLALAQRLQCEFWTSDRRLVNSVQAMFSWVKLVS; encoded by the coding sequence TTGGCTGAGGCAATAAATTTAAATATCAGACTTTATGGTGATGCGGAATTACACAAACAAGCCTTAATGATAGCGCGAAGTTTGAGACTATCTGCTACATATGATGCCCATTATCTAGCGTTAGCGCAACGATTGCAATGCGAGTTTTGGACATCAGACAGGCGACTAGTTAACTCCGTACAAGCTATGTTTTCTTGGGTAAAGTTGGTATCTTGA
- a CDS encoding MASE3 domain-containing protein — protein MKKTMIPVQLVWAVVGICVLPSLLNLLGVDFGSPSQTFDAPLPNTTKGKVIDVMHYTLSGSFTHTILKWSAFCTAIFTVILSLIHFYLKGDVVTIIIGVALFSAGCMDAFHTLAADRLIQGVADNQNFIPFTWAICRIFNALIVLVGTGFFLIVQPRKWKGSIGLVAIASLVCAITAFGIVYICAHSATLPKTIFPNSIVTRPWDVAPLLLFIFAGLVVFPRFYDKYPSLFSHALVISIIPQVATQLHMVFGSKDLFDSHFNIAHFLKIIAYLVPFLGLSLDYIRTYQEQADTAKQLKQAMGVFSSILTEQPDRIIRN, from the coding sequence ATGAAAAAAACTATGATTCCTGTTCAATTGGTTTGGGCAGTAGTCGGTATATGTGTATTACCTAGCTTGCTGAATCTACTGGGAGTAGATTTTGGTTCCCCCTCACAGACCTTTGATGCCCCACTGCCAAATACGACTAAAGGCAAAGTCATTGATGTCATGCATTACACTTTATCAGGCAGTTTTACACACACTATTTTAAAGTGGAGTGCCTTCTGTACAGCAATCTTTACAGTAATTTTGTCTTTAATACATTTCTACCTTAAGGGCGATGTCGTCACCATTATCATTGGCGTGGCACTTTTTAGCGCTGGATGTATGGATGCATTTCACACTCTAGCAGCCGATAGATTAATTCAGGGCGTGGCGGATAACCAAAATTTCATTCCTTTCACTTGGGCAATCTGCCGAATTTTCAATGCTCTGATTGTGCTTGTTGGTACAGGCTTTTTTCTGATCGTTCAGCCAAGAAAGTGGAAAGGGAGTATCGGTTTGGTAGCGATCGCGAGTCTAGTTTGTGCAATAACTGCTTTTGGAATTGTATATATCTGCGCCCATAGTGCTACTCTGCCCAAAACCATATTTCCTAATTCTATAGTGACTCGTCCGTGGGACGTTGCTCCGCTGTTACTATTTATCTTTGCAGGGCTTGTTGTTTTCCCTCGGTTTTACGACAAATATCCAAGTCTGTTCTCTCATGCCCTCGTTATCAGCATTATTCCCCAAGTAGCCACTCAACTGCATATGGTTTTTGGTTCAAAAGATTTGTTTGACAGCCATTTCAACATAGCCCATTTTCTTAAGATTATTGCCTACCTAGTACCGTTTCTCGGATTGAGTTTGGACTACATACGAACTTATCAAGAACAGGCAGATACAGCTAAGCAGTTAAAACAAGCTATGGGGGTGTTTAGTTCTATTTTGACTGAGCAACCAGACAGAATAATTCGTAATTGA
- a CDS encoding methyl-accepting chemotaxis protein produces the protein MTTRKNHITAIFRLRDHMEWGGRPRRTSHSVRAGTPVPQEQSVVLDLENCCNRRFGVRLLRTLSLKTKATVATAISTLSLLAIGTEAYPLAHLSTSQEINQAEQTNASAKADYDNHVLKSNNRYQLVSDPAWKTPNGLPSFNREVAVAVKGKTALAPQQDLLLSLVIRIVLTALVAIASAAFLYKWGITPILNKTNEEEKLGQRELDTDIERGEDVAELGSKVNLMADQLKVLVREQVEQSRRLEAEAKRTQIFTEITLHIRQFLNQKDLLQATADAIRNSLATERVVVYRFHEDCSGTAIAESVAADFPRMIERQIDDPCFRERYVQQYKNGRVRAIDNIYQANLTDCHIKTLEQFTVKANLVAPILQEKQLVGLLIAHQCSQPRTWQKWEINLFAQLAIQVGFALDQAALLEQLEIISQEQRQQKEVLQQKLVELVSSIEAVSEGDLTVRAEVTAGEIGIIADFFNFIIKNLRQIVMTVKKAASEVNLAVGENSDAVQQLAFEALKQTEQMTRALEDVNQMTLSIQAVADSAHQAKAVARSAFDIARASAEAMGSTVSSILNLQQTVTETANKVNCLSEFSQEISVVVSLINKIAVQTNLLSINASLEMARAGDEGRGFVVVVEEIGDLAAQSAQATTEIQQILEKIQLGTSDAVQAMSMGSTQVVEGANLVKNAKLSLEQILDLSRQIDQLVQSISSATVSQAQTSGAVTILMQETANVSQRTSDSFDMVSGSLETTLEIAQQLQKSVSVFKTSEQN, from the coding sequence ATGACTACGCGAAAGAATCATATTACAGCAATTTTCAGATTAAGAGACCACATGGAGTGGGGTGGGCGTCCTCGCCGAACCTCTCATTCAGTACGGGCGGGGACGCCCGTACCACAAGAACAGAGTGTGGTTCTAGACTTGGAAAACTGCTGTAACCGAAGATTTGGTGTGAGACTGTTGCGGACTCTGAGCTTAAAAACCAAAGCCACAGTAGCTACTGCTATTAGCACGCTCTCATTACTGGCAATTGGGACAGAGGCTTATCCGTTGGCTCACCTATCGACTAGTCAGGAAATTAACCAAGCTGAACAAACTAACGCTTCTGCAAAAGCAGATTATGACAACCACGTGCTCAAAAGCAACAATCGATACCAGTTGGTATCCGACCCGGCTTGGAAAACACCAAATGGTCTGCCTTCTTTTAATAGGGAGGTAGCCGTTGCTGTAAAGGGCAAAACTGCACTTGCTCCCCAACAAGATTTACTCCTGAGCCTGGTGATTCGGATTGTGCTGACAGCATTGGTGGCGATCGCGAGCGCAGCTTTCTTATATAAGTGGGGTATCACTCCCATCCTCAATAAGACTAACGAGGAAGAAAAACTGGGTCAAAGAGAACTCGATACCGACATCGAGCGAGGAGAAGACGTCGCCGAGTTAGGGTCTAAAGTCAACTTGATGGCAGACCAATTGAAGGTTTTAGTTAGGGAACAAGTAGAACAATCCCGTCGCCTAGAAGCTGAAGCCAAGCGAACACAGATATTTACGGAAATTACCCTGCACATTCGTCAATTTTTAAACCAGAAAGATCTCCTCCAAGCAACAGCTGATGCGATCCGAAACTCACTTGCAACCGAGCGAGTCGTTGTCTATCGCTTTCATGAAGACTGTAGTGGAACCGCGATCGCAGAATCTGTTGCTGCTGATTTTCCAAGAATGATTGAGCGACAAATAGATGATCCTTGTTTTAGGGAGCGTTATGTACAACAGTACAAAAATGGTCGGGTGCGTGCAATTGATAATATCTACCAGGCAAATCTTACAGATTGTCACATTAAAACTTTAGAACAATTTACAGTCAAGGCAAATTTGGTTGCGCCAATTCTTCAAGAAAAACAGCTTGTCGGCTTACTGATTGCTCATCAGTGCAGTCAACCTCGGACTTGGCAGAAGTGGGAAATCAATTTATTCGCCCAGTTAGCAATTCAAGTTGGATTTGCTCTAGACCAAGCAGCTCTTTTGGAACAGCTTGAAATTATTTCGCAAGAGCAACGTCAACAAAAAGAAGTGCTCCAGCAAAAACTGGTTGAACTAGTCAGTAGTATCGAGGCGGTATCCGAGGGCGATTTAACTGTGAGGGCTGAAGTAACAGCAGGTGAAATCGGTATAATTGCTGACTTTTTCAATTTCATCATTAAAAACTTGCGACAAATTGTCATGACTGTCAAAAAAGCTGCTTCTGAAGTAAATCTTGCCGTTGGAGAAAATTCGGATGCAGTCCAGCAACTGGCTTTTGAAGCGCTCAAACAGACTGAACAGATGACTCGCGCCCTTGAAGACGTCAATCAGATGACCCTTTCAATTCAAGCTGTAGCTGATAGCGCCCACCAAGCGAAAGCAGTAGCCCGCAGTGCCTTTGACATAGCCAGAGCCAGCGCCGAAGCAATGGGTAGTACTGTCTCTAGTATCTTGAATTTGCAACAGACAGTGACAGAAACAGCGAACAAGGTGAACTGTTTAAGTGAATTTTCTCAAGAAATTTCTGTGGTTGTGTCGTTGATTAACAAAATTGCCGTGCAAACGAACTTGTTATCTATCAATGCTAGTCTGGAAATGGCACGGGCGGGTGATGAAGGTCGGGGCTTCGTTGTGGTGGTGGAAGAAATTGGTGACTTAGCAGCGCAATCTGCCCAAGCGACAACAGAAATACAACAAATTTTGGAGAAGATTCAATTGGGAACTAGCGACGCAGTTCAAGCTATGTCCATGGGAAGCACCCAAGTGGTGGAGGGAGCTAATCTTGTCAAAAATGCCAAGCTCAGCCTAGAGCAGATTTTAGACTTGTCTCGCCAGATTGACCAGTTAGTGCAGTCGATTTCAAGTGCGACAGTGTCTCAAGCTCAGACTTCTGGTGCTGTCACTATTTTGATGCAGGAGACTGCCAATGTCTCACAACGCACTTCAGATTCCTTTGACATGGTGTCTGGCTCTCTAGAAACAACTTTAGAGATAGCGCAGCAATTGCAAAAGTCTGTCAGTGTATTCAAAACTAGTGAGCAAAATTGA
- a CDS encoding FAD-dependent hydroxylase produces MTQAQLSPTLSLPQTSTHKRGYDYDLVIVGGGIVGLTLASALKDSGLSVLLIEAKVESAAVAKGQAYAVHMLSALIYQGIGIWDKILPNIEIYRQVRLSDADHPTVVEWQTSDIGTKDLGYVAEHQALLHPLQEFVKDCHNVTYLCPAEVINIHYHQDMVMIDIKVAGEMRRVRCKLVVAADGSRSPIRQAAGITTKGWKYWQSCIVAFVKPEKSHNNTAYEKFWHSGPFAILPLRGNRCRIVWTAPHEEAKALCALDNEQFLAELQARYGNQMGKLELLGDRFIFQVQLMQSDRYVLHRLALVGDAAHNCHPVGGQGLNLGIRDVATLAQVLQEAHEKGEDIGNIKTLKRYERWRKQENLTILGFTDLLDRVFSNNILPVVIVRRIGLWVMRHVPFLKVFALKLMIGLKGKTPKLALR; encoded by the coding sequence ATGACGCAAGCACAGCTTTCTCCAACCCTTTCTCTCCCCCAAACCTCGACACATAAGCGGGGGTACGATTACGATTTGGTTATTGTAGGCGGCGGAATTGTTGGCTTAACCCTAGCCTCCGCGCTGAAAGATTCTGGGTTGAGTGTGCTGCTGATTGAGGCAAAAGTGGAATCAGCAGCCGTAGCCAAAGGACAAGCCTACGCCGTACATATGCTTTCGGCGCTGATATACCAAGGAATTGGTATTTGGGACAAAATATTGCCCAATATCGAAATTTATCGCCAAGTCCGCCTTTCCGATGCCGATCATCCTACTGTTGTAGAATGGCAAACGTCAGACATCGGTACAAAAGATTTAGGTTATGTGGCAGAACATCAAGCACTTTTGCATCCCTTGCAGGAGTTTGTTAAAGATTGCCACAATGTTACGTATTTATGCCCCGCAGAAGTTATTAATATTCACTACCACCAGGACATGGTGATGATAGATATCAAAGTGGCTGGTGAAATGCGGAGGGTTCGCTGCAAATTGGTGGTAGCTGCAGATGGTTCCCGTTCCCCCATTCGTCAAGCTGCGGGAATTACAACTAAAGGGTGGAAGTATTGGCAGTCTTGTATTGTGGCTTTTGTTAAACCAGAAAAATCTCACAACAACACAGCATATGAAAAATTCTGGCACAGCGGTCCTTTTGCAATACTACCATTGCGGGGAAACCGTTGCCGGATTGTATGGACTGCTCCTCACGAAGAAGCCAAAGCTTTATGTGCTTTGGATAACGAACAATTTTTGGCAGAATTACAAGCGCGATATGGCAATCAAATGGGTAAGTTGGAATTACTGGGCGATCGCTTTATTTTCCAAGTCCAACTCATGCAAAGCGATCGCTATGTCCTCCACCGATTGGCTTTAGTTGGTGATGCAGCACACAATTGCCATCCTGTAGGCGGACAAGGATTAAATTTAGGTATTCGGGATGTAGCAACTTTGGCGCAAGTGCTGCAAGAAGCTCATGAGAAAGGTGAAGATATTGGCAATATAAAAACTCTCAAAAGATATGAACGTTGGCGCAAACAAGAAAACTTGACAATCTTAGGTTTTACCGATTTGTTAGACAGAGTATTCTCTAATAATATCTTGCCAGTCGTTATAGTTCGTCGCATTGGTTTGTGGGTAATGCGACACGTTCCTTTCTTGAAAGTGTTTGCTCTTAAGTTGATGATTGGTTTGAAGGGAAAAACTCCCAAACTTGCTTTGCGATGA
- a CDS encoding SH3 domain-containing protein: protein MNRTSAPPPKPIFANDLPKVKGKNPKAVVSKSTTKKPNSQPESKAEATQSPTESPKAEEAPKELPPGAYRARVTWSQGLILRAEPQTEAERIGGIGFNARAIVLQENGGWQKIRVVGSDREGWVKAGNTQKVSEQEDSEQAEQTQ, encoded by the coding sequence ATGAATAGAACTTCCGCACCTCCTCCAAAACCCATTTTTGCCAACGATTTACCTAAAGTGAAAGGGAAAAATCCAAAAGCCGTAGTTTCTAAAAGCACCACCAAAAAACCGAATTCTCAACCAGAGTCAAAAGCTGAAGCAACCCAATCTCCGACTGAATCTCCCAAGGCTGAAGAAGCACCAAAAGAACTACCGCCAGGAGCTTACCGAGCACGCGTGACTTGGTCACAAGGCTTAATTTTACGAGCAGAACCACAAACAGAAGCTGAACGTATTGGTGGAATTGGCTTTAATGCTAGAGCGATCGTTCTGCAAGAAAACGGAGGCTGGCAAAAAATCCGCGTAGTGGGTAGCGATCGAGAGGGTTGGGTCAAAGCAGGTAATACTCAAAAAGTGAGCGAACAGGAAGATTCCGAACAAGCAGAACAAACACAATAA
- a CDS encoding AAA family ATPase translates to MTFRDEFKLLLRARYPLIYIPTYEEERLEASIREEAANQGNRPVYTWDFVDGYQGNPNDAGFGRRNPLQALEFVEKIPASAPAVFILRDYHRFLDDVAISRKLRNFARLLKSQPKNIVLLSPRIAIPDDLTEVLTVLEFPLPSGSEIRGEIERLLGATGNSLSGKVMDDLVRSCQGLSMERIRRVLSRAIATHDELLPEDVDLVLEEKRQTIRQTQILDFYPATEQISDIGGLDNLKDWLLRRGGSFTDKARQYGLPHPRGLLLVGIQGTGKSLTAKAIAHHWHLPLLRLDVGRLFAGLVGESESRTRQMIQVAEALAPCILWIDEIDKAFSGLGSKGDAGTTSRVFGTFITWLAEKTSPVFVVATANDIQALPPEMLRKGRFDEIFFVGLPTQEERQAIFTVHLNRLRPHNIKNYDLDRLAYETPDFSGAEIEQTLIEAMHIGFSQNRDFTTDDILESASQIIPLARTATEQIQKLQEWAAAGRARLASKHSSLSNRIQRQLQ, encoded by the coding sequence GTTTATACTTGGGATTTTGTGGATGGTTACCAGGGTAATCCAAATGATGCAGGTTTTGGTCGTCGCAATCCCTTGCAGGCTTTGGAATTTGTGGAGAAAATACCTGCATCTGCACCTGCTGTATTTATTCTTCGAGACTACCATCGATTTTTAGATGATGTAGCGATTTCTCGCAAACTCCGCAACTTCGCTCGACTCCTCAAGTCGCAACCAAAAAATATCGTTCTGCTGTCTCCCAGAATTGCCATTCCTGATGACTTAACGGAAGTTTTAACTGTTTTGGAATTTCCCCTACCTTCAGGATCTGAAATTAGAGGGGAAATAGAACGCTTGTTAGGAGCAACTGGTAACTCCCTTTCTGGTAAAGTCATGGATGATTTGGTGCGCTCTTGCCAAGGGCTATCCATGGAGCGGATTCGCCGAGTTTTATCAAGGGCGATCGCAACTCATGACGAACTCTTACCAGAAGATGTAGACTTGGTTCTAGAAGAAAAGCGTCAAACCATTCGTCAAACCCAAATTCTCGACTTTTACCCGGCTACGGAACAAATTTCCGATATTGGCGGACTAGATAACCTCAAAGATTGGTTGCTCCGCCGTGGTGGTTCGTTTACCGACAAAGCACGACAGTACGGTTTACCTCACCCCAGAGGTTTGCTACTCGTCGGGATTCAGGGAACGGGGAAATCTCTCACTGCAAAAGCGATCGCACATCACTGGCATTTACCTTTACTACGTTTAGATGTCGGAAGATTATTTGCTGGTTTGGTGGGTGAATCTGAATCCCGTACCCGACAAATGATACAAGTTGCAGAAGCCCTTGCGCCCTGTATTTTATGGATAGACGAGATAGATAAAGCCTTCTCCGGGCTTGGTAGTAAAGGAGATGCAGGTACAACTAGCCGTGTATTTGGTACATTTATTACCTGGTTAGCCGAGAAAACCTCACCCGTGTTTGTCGTTGCTACAGCTAACGATATCCAAGCACTACCGCCAGAAATGCTGCGAAAAGGACGGTTTGATGAAATTTTCTTTGTTGGGTTACCTACCCAAGAAGAGAGACAAGCAATCTTTACCGTGCATTTAAATCGATTGCGCCCGCATAATATAAAAAATTACGATCTTGACAGACTTGCTTATGAAACACCCGATTTTTCTGGAGCAGAAATTGAGCAAACTTTGATTGAAGCCATGCATATTGGGTTCAGCCAAAACCGGGATTTCACAACTGATGATATCTTGGAATCCGCCAGTCAAATCATCCCTCTCGCAAGAACTGCTACCGAGCAAATTCAGAAACTGCAAGAATGGGCGGCTGCAGGTAGGGCGCGGTTGGCTTCCAAACACAGTTCTCTGAGCAATCGCATTCAACGCCAACTGCAATAA